Proteins from one Neodiprion fabricii isolate iyNeoFabr1 chromosome 5, iyNeoFabr1.1, whole genome shotgun sequence genomic window:
- the LOC124182146 gene encoding inositol-trisphosphate 3-kinase homolog isoform X2, producing the protein MPRFQPEWKPSPPGSVCELSTSMNAFFRLTSTRFVCLQPSSKEQPSRLRHESASPKEQRRRKENPGSYSAVTAFRQWRRSTSVGSRSGSANSKLPNDPATVRRLEQFPLVLSDTSMPEEDLSLKFLALNALDLTAPASDVLLKNRLKSWFQLSGHPDGFAPAGPGTVWKRRTGGAENTERMVYEALSKDETMRDCVPRYYREVEYKGDTFIELQDLLFGFNDPHVMDIKMGTRTFLESEVSKTAARPDLYQKMVAVDPDAPTIQEHEQRAVTKLRYMQFREQQSSTCSHGFRIEAMKLPGAPPITDLKRVKSHSEVLGTMAMFLKGRGNTREKLLERLRNLRVKFQQSTYFQTHEVIGSSIFMIYDEDKVGVWLIDFAKTYRVSDGQILTHRSGWEQGNHEEGFLFGLDNLISTIEEVDISS; encoded by the exons GTTTGTTTGCTTACAGCCCTCGAGCAAGGAGCAGCCATCACGTTTAAGGCATGAATCGGCTTCGCCAAAGGAACAGCGGCGCCGTAAAGAAAATCCGGGCTCGTATTCTGCAGTTACCGCCTTCCGACAATGGAGAAGGAGCACTTCCGTCGGCAGTAGATCCGGTTCTGCAAACTCGAAACTTCCCAATGACCCAGCAACGGTACGAAGACTCGAACAATTCCCCCTTGTGCTTTCCGACACGTCCATGCCAGAGGAAGATTTATCCTTAAAATTTCTCGCTCTG AATGCACTCGATCTTACTGCGCCAGCAAGCGACGTGTTGCTGAAGAACCGCCTGAAGTCGTGGTTTCAATTATCGGGACATCCGGATGGTTTTGCTCCAGCCGGACCTGGAACAGTGTGGAAAAGGCGTACGGGAGGCGCGGAGAATACCGAAAGAATGGTATACGAGGCGCTGAGCAAAGATGAAACGATGAGAGATTGCGTGCCACGGTATTATCGTGAGGTGGAGTACAAAGGGGACACGTTTATTGAACTTCAAGACCTACTTTTCGGTTTCAACGACCCGCACGTGATGGACATTAAAATGGGTACGCGTACCTTTCTCGAGTCTGAAGTTTCCAAGACAGCAGCCAGGCCGGATCTTTATCAAAAAATGGTTGCCGTCGATCCGGATGCCCCTACTATTCAGGAACACGAACAGCGAGCTGTTACTAAGTTGCGATACATGCAGTTTCGCGAACAACAGAGTTCGACCTGTAGTCACGGGTTCAGAATTGAGGCTATGAAACTGCCGGGTGCACCGCCGATCACCGACCTAAAGAGGGTCAAGTCTCATAGCGAGGTTCTTGGCACTATGGCCATGTTCTTGAAAGGCCGTGGAAATACCCGAGAAAAATTACTTGAGCGGCTCAGAAATCTTCGGGTCAAATTCCAACAGTCGACGTACTTCCAAACCCATGAG GTAATCGGTAGCAGCATTTTCATGATATACGACGAGGACAAGGTTGGAGTTTGGCTGATAGACTTTGCAAAGACCTACAGAGTTTCTGACGGTCAGATATTAACCCACAGATCGGGTTGGGAACAAGGCAATCACGAGGAAGGATTTCTTTTTGGGTTGGATAACTTGATTTCAACTATTGAAGAAGTTGATATCTCTTCGTAG
- the LOC124182146 gene encoding inositol-trisphosphate 3-kinase homolog isoform X3 — translation MSSSVCHAPLPARMEAFTTRLCLRAVDQYERLLQAHFNKPSSKEQPSRLRHESASPKEQRRRKENPGSYSAVTAFRQWRRSTSVGSRSGSANSKLPNDPATNALDLTAPASDVLLKNRLKSWFQLSGHPDGFAPAGPGTVWKRRTGGAENTERMVYEALSKDETMRDCVPRYYREVEYKGDTFIELQDLLFGFNDPHVMDIKMGTRTFLESEVSKTAARPDLYQKMVAVDPDAPTIQEHEQRAVTKLRYMQFREQQSSTCSHGFRIEAMKLPGAPPITDLKRVKSHSEVLGTMAMFLKGRGNTREKLLERLRNLRVKFQQSTYFQTHEVIGSSIFMIYDEDKVGVWLIDFAKTYRVSDGQILTHRSGWEQGNHEEGFLFGLDNLISTIEEVDISS, via the exons CCCTCGAGCAAGGAGCAGCCATCACGTTTAAGGCATGAATCGGCTTCGCCAAAGGAACAGCGGCGCCGTAAAGAAAATCCGGGCTCGTATTCTGCAGTTACCGCCTTCCGACAATGGAGAAGGAGCACTTCCGTCGGCAGTAGATCCGGTTCTGCAAACTCGAAACTTCCCAATGACCCAGCAACG AATGCACTCGATCTTACTGCGCCAGCAAGCGACGTGTTGCTGAAGAACCGCCTGAAGTCGTGGTTTCAATTATCGGGACATCCGGATGGTTTTGCTCCAGCCGGACCTGGAACAGTGTGGAAAAGGCGTACGGGAGGCGCGGAGAATACCGAAAGAATGGTATACGAGGCGCTGAGCAAAGATGAAACGATGAGAGATTGCGTGCCACGGTATTATCGTGAGGTGGAGTACAAAGGGGACACGTTTATTGAACTTCAAGACCTACTTTTCGGTTTCAACGACCCGCACGTGATGGACATTAAAATGGGTACGCGTACCTTTCTCGAGTCTGAAGTTTCCAAGACAGCAGCCAGGCCGGATCTTTATCAAAAAATGGTTGCCGTCGATCCGGATGCCCCTACTATTCAGGAACACGAACAGCGAGCTGTTACTAAGTTGCGATACATGCAGTTTCGCGAACAACAGAGTTCGACCTGTAGTCACGGGTTCAGAATTGAGGCTATGAAACTGCCGGGTGCACCGCCGATCACCGACCTAAAGAGGGTCAAGTCTCATAGCGAGGTTCTTGGCACTATGGCCATGTTCTTGAAAGGCCGTGGAAATACCCGAGAAAAATTACTTGAGCGGCTCAGAAATCTTCGGGTCAAATTCCAACAGTCGACGTACTTCCAAACCCATGAG GTAATCGGTAGCAGCATTTTCATGATATACGACGAGGACAAGGTTGGAGTTTGGCTGATAGACTTTGCAAAGACCTACAGAGTTTCTGACGGTCAGATATTAACCCACAGATCGGGTTGGGAACAAGGCAATCACGAGGAAGGATTTCTTTTTGGGTTGGATAACTTGATTTCAACTATTGAAGAAGTTGATATCTCTTCGTAG
- the LOC124182146 gene encoding inositol-trisphosphate 3-kinase homolog isoform X1 — protein MSSSVCHAPLPARMEAFTTRLCLRAVDQYERLLQAHFNKPSSKEQPSRLRHESASPKEQRRRKENPGSYSAVTAFRQWRRSTSVGSRSGSANSKLPNDPATVRRLEQFPLVLSDTSMPEEDLSLKFLALNALDLTAPASDVLLKNRLKSWFQLSGHPDGFAPAGPGTVWKRRTGGAENTERMVYEALSKDETMRDCVPRYYREVEYKGDTFIELQDLLFGFNDPHVMDIKMGTRTFLESEVSKTAARPDLYQKMVAVDPDAPTIQEHEQRAVTKLRYMQFREQQSSTCSHGFRIEAMKLPGAPPITDLKRVKSHSEVLGTMAMFLKGRGNTREKLLERLRNLRVKFQQSTYFQTHEVIGSSIFMIYDEDKVGVWLIDFAKTYRVSDGQILTHRSGWEQGNHEEGFLFGLDNLISTIEEVDISS, from the exons CCCTCGAGCAAGGAGCAGCCATCACGTTTAAGGCATGAATCGGCTTCGCCAAAGGAACAGCGGCGCCGTAAAGAAAATCCGGGCTCGTATTCTGCAGTTACCGCCTTCCGACAATGGAGAAGGAGCACTTCCGTCGGCAGTAGATCCGGTTCTGCAAACTCGAAACTTCCCAATGACCCAGCAACGGTACGAAGACTCGAACAATTCCCCCTTGTGCTTTCCGACACGTCCATGCCAGAGGAAGATTTATCCTTAAAATTTCTCGCTCTG AATGCACTCGATCTTACTGCGCCAGCAAGCGACGTGTTGCTGAAGAACCGCCTGAAGTCGTGGTTTCAATTATCGGGACATCCGGATGGTTTTGCTCCAGCCGGACCTGGAACAGTGTGGAAAAGGCGTACGGGAGGCGCGGAGAATACCGAAAGAATGGTATACGAGGCGCTGAGCAAAGATGAAACGATGAGAGATTGCGTGCCACGGTATTATCGTGAGGTGGAGTACAAAGGGGACACGTTTATTGAACTTCAAGACCTACTTTTCGGTTTCAACGACCCGCACGTGATGGACATTAAAATGGGTACGCGTACCTTTCTCGAGTCTGAAGTTTCCAAGACAGCAGCCAGGCCGGATCTTTATCAAAAAATGGTTGCCGTCGATCCGGATGCCCCTACTATTCAGGAACACGAACAGCGAGCTGTTACTAAGTTGCGATACATGCAGTTTCGCGAACAACAGAGTTCGACCTGTAGTCACGGGTTCAGAATTGAGGCTATGAAACTGCCGGGTGCACCGCCGATCACCGACCTAAAGAGGGTCAAGTCTCATAGCGAGGTTCTTGGCACTATGGCCATGTTCTTGAAAGGCCGTGGAAATACCCGAGAAAAATTACTTGAGCGGCTCAGAAATCTTCGGGTCAAATTCCAACAGTCGACGTACTTCCAAACCCATGAG GTAATCGGTAGCAGCATTTTCATGATATACGACGAGGACAAGGTTGGAGTTTGGCTGATAGACTTTGCAAAGACCTACAGAGTTTCTGACGGTCAGATATTAACCCACAGATCGGGTTGGGAACAAGGCAATCACGAGGAAGGATTTCTTTTTGGGTTGGATAACTTGATTTCAACTATTGAAGAAGTTGATATCTCTTCGTAG